A region of Moorena producens PAL-8-15-08-1 DNA encodes the following proteins:
- a CDS encoding Fur family transcriptional regulator codes for MKGQRTRSQERILKLLTTLNRAMSAQDLYVELRKRKQSMGLATVYRALDALKLEGMVQVRTLGSGESLYSGVQNDQHHLTCLNCEMSIPIEECPIPQLQKKLQDSYQFTIFYHTLEFFGLCEQCSVTNATEYQESE; via the coding sequence GCCAACGCACACGCTCCCAAGAGCGAATTCTGAAACTGCTCACAACCTTGAATCGGGCTATGTCGGCCCAAGATCTTTATGTCGAGCTGCGCAAACGTAAGCAATCTATGGGTTTAGCTACAGTTTACCGCGCTTTGGATGCTTTAAAACTAGAAGGAATGGTGCAAGTCCGGACTCTTGGTAGTGGAGAATCCCTCTACAGTGGTGTACAAAATGATCAACATCACCTCACTTGTCTCAATTGTGAGATGTCTATTCCCATTGAGGAATGTCCTATACCTCAATTACAGAAGAAGTTGCAAGATTCTTATCAATTCACTATTTTCTACCATACCTTGGAATTTTTCGGATTATGTGAACAGTGTTCTGTAACCAATGCTACAGAATATCAAGAGTCAGAATGA
- a CDS encoding SPFH domain-containing protein, protein MSQWFLLVFLALGGSGLFGSVKIINQGNQALVERLGKYSGKKLEPGLNFVIPVIERVVYQQTIREKVLDVPPQPCITSDNVSITVDAVVYWRIMDMEKAYYKVEDLRSAMQNLVLTQIRAEMGKLELDQTFTARSQINETLLRELDISTDPWGVKVTRVELRDIVPSQAVQDSMELQMSAERRKRAAILTSEGERESAVNTARGKAEALELDAGARKKAAIMDAEAQQQAIVLKAQAERQQQVLKAQATAEALKIVAKTLNNDPNARDALQFLLAQNYIDMGMQVGTSESSKVMFMDPRSIPATIEGMRSIVGDGDQVNPNSLGMNVNQRGS, encoded by the coding sequence GTGTCACAGTGGTTTTTGCTTGTCTTTTTGGCTTTGGGCGGTTCAGGTCTTTTCGGTTCCGTCAAGATTATTAATCAAGGAAACCAAGCCTTAGTGGAACGATTAGGAAAATATAGTGGCAAAAAACTCGAACCTGGGCTCAACTTTGTGATTCCGGTGATTGAGCGAGTGGTTTACCAGCAAACCATTCGGGAAAAAGTCCTTGATGTGCCACCTCAGCCTTGTATCACCTCCGACAATGTTTCCATTACCGTTGACGCTGTGGTTTACTGGCGGATCATGGATATGGAGAAAGCCTACTATAAGGTCGAAGACCTGCGCTCCGCCATGCAGAACTTGGTGCTAACCCAGATTCGAGCTGAAATGGGTAAACTGGAACTGGATCAAACCTTTACCGCTCGCTCTCAAATCAATGAAACCCTACTGCGGGAATTAGACATTTCCACTGATCCTTGGGGGGTTAAAGTCACGCGGGTTGAACTGCGGGATATTGTGCCGTCTCAGGCAGTGCAGGACTCAATGGAGTTACAGATGTCGGCAGAACGCCGTAAGCGGGCGGCAATTCTGACCTCTGAAGGGGAACGAGAATCTGCGGTTAACACTGCCAGAGGTAAAGCTGAGGCACTAGAGTTAGATGCTGGAGCCCGTAAAAAAGCTGCGATTATGGATGCTGAAGCCCAACAACAGGCAATCGTTCTCAAAGCGCAGGCAGAACGACAGCAGCAGGTTCTCAAGGCACAAGCCACTGCTGAGGCTCTGAAAATTGTGGCTAAGACTCTTAATAATGACCCCAATGCTCGTGATGCCCTCCAGTTTTTACTGGCTCAGAATTATATCGATATGGGTATGCAAGTTGGCACTAGCGAGAGTAGTAAAGTTATGTTTATGGATCCTCGCAGCATTCCGGCAACCATTGAAGGGATGCGTTCGATTGTCGGTGATGGAGACCAGGTTAACCCCAATTCCCTAGGCATGAATGTGAATCAAAGGGGTAGTTGA
- a CDS encoding NfeD family protein has protein sequence MVSSSMLWLIAGSMLCLVELFVPTAFVAFMMGISALVVAFVISILPISYTLQVGLWLLLSTASVFLSRRLMPPARVGKNLDAMEAQTLTEIMPGETGRVLYEGNSWRARCEDYADAIAPNQKVYVVRREGTTLIVVPHHLLHD, from the coding sequence ATGGTAAGTTCCTCGATGCTTTGGCTAATTGCCGGGTCAATGCTGTGCTTAGTCGAGCTGTTTGTGCCAACAGCATTTGTTGCTTTCATGATGGGCATCAGTGCTTTGGTGGTAGCATTTGTGATCTCGATTTTGCCCATATCTTATACCCTACAAGTGGGGTTATGGTTGCTGCTTTCCACTGCCTCAGTCTTTTTATCCCGTCGCCTGATGCCCCCTGCTAGAGTGGGCAAAAATTTGGATGCGATGGAAGCTCAAACCTTGACAGAAATTATGCCGGGGGAAACTGGACGGGTACTCTATGAAGGCAACTCATGGCGTGCCCGTTGTGAAGACTATGCAGATGCGATCGCACCCAACCAAAAAGTCTACGTAGTGCGCAGGGAAGGCACTACCCTGATTGTTGTGCCTCATCACCTATTGCATGACTGA
- a CDS encoding PP2C family protein-serine/threonine phosphatase → MDRYLWAVGSAAVELPVGEQVADRYQVVAPQIWQDMQPELPPDFPEQLNGHILPYLRLYPHCLHVPEVYGICQLPQQRNFISTPGQDVVILLENAPIDPNGNLYPSMESMWTSATAVRQVYWLWQIWELWIPLSELGVASSLLVPTNLRVQGWRLRLRELYRDTMADTSLSPVVGSNGLEDRGFDTLVSRDSPAEPTSVSEPSVDASLKQLGECWEAWCRTASVSVADPLQAIAQHLQTQHPSLTAIASQLNHLLLEQAAHQPLRLQIAGITATGSSHSHNEDSCYPTKADLIKDPEQSQDPLIPHLSIICDGIGGHEGGEIASQLALQSIKLQVRALLAELNEDPELMTPELVTENLSAIIRVANNMISSRNDQQERESRRRMATTLTLALQLPQMVNTPEGKTNGHEIYIASVGDSRAYWLTPDYCQQLTVDDDVATREVKLGRSLYRQALQRSDAQALTQALGTKEAELLRPTVRRFIVEEDGLLLLCSDGLSNNNLIEKFGRDLPQKVNSHRISVESAAESLIELGFKHNGQDDISVVLTYCAVSPQYPTVLNLGDISSSKELQVVNLEQQTALTPSLPAEITTTNDKKPETTRSYRDWIRALFGLLGVVGILVGAGAILLATQWVLAPEGFQKMRDRFLPSPDPNLPESSPTEQELPDN, encoded by the coding sequence GTGGATCGTTATCTTTGGGCAGTGGGTTCTGCTGCCGTAGAGCTACCAGTTGGAGAACAAGTGGCAGACCGCTACCAGGTAGTTGCCCCGCAAATTTGGCAGGATATGCAGCCAGAACTGCCACCGGATTTTCCTGAACAACTCAACGGCCATATCCTTCCTTACCTACGCTTGTATCCCCACTGCCTCCATGTGCCAGAGGTTTATGGGATATGCCAGTTGCCACAGCAACGGAATTTTATCTCTACACCTGGTCAAGATGTAGTCATTTTGCTAGAAAATGCCCCGATTGATCCCAATGGCAACTTATATCCCTCAATGGAGTCGATGTGGACATCTGCTACTGCAGTGCGTCAAGTCTATTGGCTTTGGCAAATTTGGGAATTATGGATACCCTTATCAGAATTGGGTGTGGCTTCTAGCCTTTTAGTGCCAACTAATTTGCGAGTTCAAGGGTGGCGGCTGCGATTACGGGAATTATATCGGGATACCATGGCTGATACGAGTCTATCACCAGTTGTAGGTTCTAATGGTCTAGAGGATAGGGGATTTGATACATTGGTTTCCCGAGACTCCCCTGCGGAACCGACTTCTGTAAGTGAACCCTCTGTGGATGCTAGTCTTAAACAGCTAGGAGAGTGCTGGGAAGCTTGGTGTCGCACAGCATCAGTGTCTGTGGCGGATCCGCTACAAGCTATTGCCCAACACCTGCAAACTCAACACCCCTCCTTAACTGCGATCGCATCCCAACTTAACCACCTATTACTTGAGCAAGCTGCTCACCAGCCGTTACGCTTACAAATTGCTGGTATCACCGCAACTGGTTCAAGTCACAGCCACAATGAAGACAGTTGCTATCCTACTAAGGCTGACTTGATTAAAGACCCAGAGCAATCCCAAGACCCCTTGATTCCCCACCTGTCGATTATTTGTGATGGTATTGGTGGTCACGAAGGGGGGGAAATTGCTAGTCAGTTAGCACTACAGTCCATTAAATTACAGGTTCGGGCATTACTGGCTGAGTTGAACGAAGATCCGGAGCTGATGACACCAGAACTCGTAACCGAGAATCTATCAGCAATTATCCGGGTTGCCAATAACATGATTTCTTCTCGTAACGATCAACAAGAACGAGAATCCCGGCGTCGCATGGCTACTACCTTAACCCTAGCGCTACAACTTCCCCAAATGGTGAATACACCAGAAGGTAAAACCAATGGTCACGAAATCTATATCGCTAGTGTAGGAGATAGTCGTGCTTACTGGCTTACTCCTGACTATTGCCAGCAGCTAACGGTGGATGATGATGTAGCTACTCGGGAGGTCAAGCTTGGTCGTAGTCTTTATCGACAAGCGTTGCAGCGATCTGATGCACAAGCACTCACTCAAGCCTTAGGGACAAAGGAAGCTGAATTACTTCGTCCCACTGTGCGACGGTTTATTGTGGAAGAAGATGGTTTGCTGCTGCTGTGTTCCGATGGGTTGAGCAACAACAACTTGATTGAAAAATTTGGTCGAGATTTACCGCAAAAAGTCAATAGCCACCGAATTTCCGTCGAATCGGCAGCTGAGTCTTTAATTGAGCTAGGGTTTAAACATAATGGTCAAGATGACATTTCGGTGGTGCTAACATACTGTGCTGTCTCTCCCCAATATCCGACAGTGCTAAATTTGGGAGACATCTCTAGCTCCAAAGAACTACAGGTGGTTAATCTGGAACAGCAAACTGCTCTGACTCCATCACTACCAGCGGAAATAACTACAACCAATGACAAGAAACCTGAAACCACCCGCTCATACCGGGATTGGATTAGAGCCTTGTTTGGGCTGCTGGGGGTAGTCGGTATACTTGTTGGGGCTGGTGCTATTTTACTGGCTACTCAATGGGTACTAGCTCCTGAGGGCTTCCAGAAAATGCGCGATCGCTTTTTACCATCACCGGATCCAAATCTACCAGAGTCTTCACCTACCGAGCAGGAGCTCCCAGATAACTAA
- a CDS encoding ferredoxin-thioredoxin reductase variable chain, with translation MKVGDRVRVKESVVVYTHPEHRNKPFDIKGLEGEVTGIITEWQGRPVSANLPIQVKFDKKFKKVHFREDELEIIP, from the coding sequence ATGAAAGTTGGCGATCGCGTCCGAGTCAAAGAATCAGTTGTGGTATATACCCATCCCGAACACAGGAATAAACCTTTTGATATTAAAGGTCTCGAAGGGGAAGTTACCGGAATAATTACTGAGTGGCAAGGTAGGCCAGTCAGCGCTAATTTACCAATACAAGTCAAGTTTGACAAAAAATTTAAAAAAGTTCACTTCCGTGAAGATGAACTAGAAATTATACCGTAG
- a CDS encoding YdcF family protein, whose protein sequence is MFLFLSKLLPLFLYPLGLACVLLVVALVMSWRNPRWVPIPVALALIVLLVSSNTWVTNSLIRSLEWQYLPTSELPEADAIVILGGATKPPFPPRPTPEVDEAGDRVLYGAQLYREGKAPWVIPAGGRIVWGSSSNNSSQRLSSQSAQSSQRLAPESEDMAQILEDLGVPRAAIIQESRSLNTHQNAVNVRKILDQRDLRKVLLVTSAMHMPRSVLVFRRQGIDVIPAPTDFLVSQHELDEPSTSTQAALLHSLPNADQLSRITRAIKEYIGIVVYRIRGWV, encoded by the coding sequence ATGTTTCTATTTCTCTCAAAGCTATTGCCACTCTTTCTGTACCCCTTGGGCCTGGCTTGTGTGCTACTGGTAGTAGCTTTGGTAATGTCCTGGCGCAACCCTCGCTGGGTACCGATACCCGTGGCTTTGGCATTAATTGTGTTGTTGGTCTCAAGTAATACTTGGGTGACTAACAGCTTAATACGCTCCCTGGAGTGGCAATATCTTCCTACTTCAGAATTACCTGAGGCTGATGCAATCGTGATCTTGGGGGGAGCGACCAAACCACCTTTTCCACCACGACCTACTCCAGAAGTGGATGAAGCAGGCGATCGCGTTCTCTATGGTGCTCAGCTATACCGTGAAGGGAAAGCTCCCTGGGTGATTCCTGCTGGTGGTCGGATTGTTTGGGGTTCCAGTAGTAATAACTCTAGCCAACGACTTTCTTCCCAAAGTGCTCAATCCTCACAACGGTTGGCCCCTGAATCAGAAGACATGGCACAGATTCTAGAAGACCTTGGTGTTCCCAGAGCCGCTATCATACAAGAGTCTAGGTCTTTAAACACTCACCAAAATGCGGTCAATGTGCGGAAAATCTTGGATCAGCGGGATTTGCGCAAGGTATTATTGGTAACTTCGGCCATGCATATGCCTCGTTCTGTTCTAGTATTCCGGCGTCAGGGTATTGATGTGATCCCAGCACCGACAGATTTTCTAGTGTCCCAACATGAACTGGATGAACCTAGCACCAGTACTCAAGCTGCGTTGCTACATTCTCTGCCAAATGCTGATCAATTGTCTAGGATTACCCGTGCTATCAAGGAATACATTGGAATAGTAGTTTATCGCATTCGCGGTTGGGTATGA
- a CDS encoding DUF2252 domain-containing protein has translation MKTKDRATVVVKTIQEANTDISKQDRETKYCKMACSEFVFYRGTNQLFWKDFAENSRLKEFGNAKTKIWLSGDMHAENFGAYENNRGEIVYALDDFDDGIIADYQYDVWRMAASLALVGRQNGLSAEEQNKGIDAFSESYLDTMASYRGNDRELETYFTKDNTYGKLDDFLEEVEASESRQKMLKKWTELDGNQRRFNLSKVKLGKPTASEQQDIQNAIADYKKTLTKKFKYDKYYFRVKDIAQRLLAGTGSLGIPRYYVLIEGETSSQKDDRILDIKFQSSPTAYDYLSQEEREKYDKNFNNEGQRHALAYRALTKHTDNHLGWMKLGDGYYSVRERSPFKETFDTTELTKEKRFVKLAEQWGQVLATAHARADKDFDATLVPYSIDKQVDELTDGRHKEFRQLVREVALTYADQVEKDYGYFLEKLKPNSCSSDNCD, from the coding sequence ATGAAAACCAAGGATCGTGCAACGGTAGTCGTGAAAACGATTCAGGAAGCAAACACTGACATTTCCAAGCAAGATCGAGAAACTAAATATTGCAAAATGGCTTGTTCTGAATTTGTCTTCTACCGTGGCACTAACCAACTATTTTGGAAAGATTTCGCTGAGAATAGCCGCCTCAAGGAATTTGGAAATGCCAAAACCAAGATTTGGTTATCGGGAGATATGCATGCCGAGAACTTTGGGGCATATGAAAATAATCGAGGGGAAATCGTTTACGCACTCGATGACTTTGATGATGGGATTATCGCCGATTACCAATATGATGTCTGGCGCATGGCAGCTAGTTTAGCATTGGTCGGTCGTCAGAATGGTTTGTCTGCTGAGGAACAAAACAAGGGGATTGATGCCTTTAGTGAATCCTATCTTGATACTATGGCCTCCTATCGCGGTAATGATCGTGAACTGGAGACTTACTTCACTAAAGACAATACTTATGGGAAGTTGGATGACTTCCTAGAAGAAGTGGAAGCCAGCGAAAGCCGCCAAAAAATGTTGAAAAAATGGACAGAACTGGACGGAAATCAGCGTCGCTTCAATCTATCCAAGGTTAAGTTAGGCAAACCTACTGCTTCCGAGCAACAGGATATTCAGAATGCGATCGCAGATTATAAGAAAACCTTGACAAAAAAGTTTAAATATGATAAATACTACTTCCGAGTCAAAGATATTGCGCAACGTTTACTGGCTGGCACCGGTTCCTTAGGAATACCCCGCTATTATGTCCTGATTGAAGGCGAGACCTCTTCCCAGAAGGATGACCGAATCTTGGACATTAAATTCCAATCTTCCCCTACTGCCTATGATTACCTGAGTCAGGAGGAACGGGAAAAGTATGATAAAAATTTTAACAATGAGGGTCAACGTCATGCTTTAGCCTATCGAGCCTTAACCAAGCACACCGATAATCACCTGGGCTGGATGAAACTAGGGGATGGGTATTATTCAGTGCGAGAGCGATCGCCATTTAAGGAAACCTTTGATACCACTGAGCTAACTAAAGAGAAACGCTTTGTTAAGCTAGCTGAACAATGGGGTCAAGTATTGGCAACAGCTCATGCACGAGCTGACAAAGATTTTGATGCCACCTTAGTGCCTTATTCCATAGACAAACAGGTGGATGAGTTGACTGACGGTCGCCACAAGGAGTTTCGGCAATTGGTAAGGGAAGTGGCTTTGACTTATGCTGATCAAGTTGAGAAGGACTATGGTTACTTTCTCGAAAAGCTGAAACCCAATAGCTGCTCTAGCGACAATTGTGACTAA
- a CDS encoding DUF4157 domain-containing protein, which yields MTRQYDVRRSSESPQKDDDNWILQRSAVRELPAKPKTPQTASHDSVRSGNKLDLLQIPVSNYSAMPVQAKLEIGSADDKYEQEADRIAAEVTSRLNGLSSETTSESQRSNRSLVVPLVQKYTALSPTGTKEGEAISPELEASIQQAKGGGNPLQKSLRSKMEQAFGGADFGRVKIHTGTEGDRLNRDIHARAFTTGQDIFFRQGEYNPASYEGQGLLAHELTHVLQQKLNKEPRSNNGECYSVSSTVNKVQRANGSKRKLSEAREAVDSEEWKEWVEQEKNEKSYFDDKKVHKIQKGNKKDLACWNWALSGLDENSSPSPQQVWNVLIGLTKESEEDAQKWMSQLSEEVHKDLKEIVKDISKAKLSVRPNLTLPLTKQKAQQNQSREILKKACEQIVKAHKMEVVEDEKAKAWVVCQYKKEEGVAVPEHWWIELPEDIVIQTVPGQPIEVGGLETKFHAQGGRLEEDALQYGEIRTPVKDITQKHKQVLIDAMNKARKKIKK from the coding sequence ATGACTCGTCAATATGATGTTCGCAGAAGCAGCGAGTCCCCCCAGAAGGATGACGATAACTGGATACTCCAAAGAAGTGCGGTGCGTGAGCTACCTGCTAAACCGAAGACACCCCAAACAGCATCCCATGATAGCGTACGCTCAGGCAATAAACTGGACTTGTTGCAGATACCCGTCAGCAATTACTCTGCAATGCCCGTACAAGCTAAGCTAGAGATTGGATCTGCTGATGATAAATACGAGCAGGAAGCAGACAGAATAGCAGCTGAAGTTACTAGCAGATTAAATGGGTTAAGCAGCGAAACTACCTCTGAAAGCCAGAGGAGCAATCGCTCATTGGTCGTGCCACTAGTTCAGAAGTATACCGCACTGTCTCCTACAGGGACAAAAGAGGGCGAAGCGATAAGCCCAGAACTAGAAGCATCTATTCAGCAGGCTAAAGGTGGTGGAAATCCTTTGCAAAAGTCCCTAAGAAGTAAGATGGAGCAAGCTTTTGGTGGAGCTGACTTTGGAAGGGTAAAAATCCATACGGGAACAGAGGGTGATCGGCTCAATCGCGATATCCATGCTCGTGCCTTCACTACAGGACAGGATATATTTTTTCGTCAGGGAGAATACAATCCAGCAAGTTACGAGGGACAAGGACTTTTAGCTCACGAGCTAACCCATGTTTTACAACAGAAGCTTAACAAAGAACCTAGGTCTAACAACGGAGAATGCTACTCTGTCAGTTCAACTGTTAACAAAGTGCAAAGAGCTAACGGATCAAAGAGAAAGTTAAGCGAAGCAAGAGAGGCAGTAGATTCAGAAGAATGGAAGGAATGGGTTGAACAAGAAAAGAACGAGAAATCATATTTCGACGATAAAAAAGTACACAAAATACAAAAAGGAAATAAGAAAGACCTTGCCTGTTGGAATTGGGCTCTCAGTGGACTAGATGAAAATTCTAGTCCAAGCCCACAACAAGTTTGGAATGTTCTTATAGGTTTAACTAAGGAGTCAGAGGAAGATGCTCAGAAGTGGATGAGCCAACTAAGTGAAGAAGTTCATAAAGACTTGAAAGAAATAGTCAAAGACATTAGTAAGGCAAAGTTAAGTGTAAGGCCAAACCTAACATTGCCTCTGACGAAACAAAAAGCGCAGCAAAATCAAAGTAGGGAAATCCTAAAAAAAGCATGTGAGCAGATCGTAAAAGCGCATAAAATGGAAGTTGTGGAAGATGAAAAAGCAAAGGCGTGGGTAGTCTGTCAATATAAAAAAGAAGAAGGCGTAGCAGTCCCAGAGCATTGGTGGATAGAGCTACCAGAAGACATTGTTATCCAGACAGTACCAGGTCAGCCAATAGAGGTGGGCGGACTTGAGACTAAGTTTCATGCCCAAGGAGGCCGGTTGGAAGAAGATGCTTTACAATACGGTGAAATCAGAACCCCAGTGAAGGACATAACACAAAAGCATAAGCAAGTGTTAATCGACGCTATGAACAAAGCAAGGAAAAAAATAAAAAAATAA
- a CDS encoding Uma2 family endonuclease — translation MSSQPLPLSSEFPPPRHLPPLENGDRLTSREFERRYNAMPELKKAELIEGIVYMASPLRFQPHAQPHGRLITWLGVYQAATPQVQMGIEPTVRLDRDNQPQPDGVLLINPESGGNSTLSEDGYLEGAPELLVEIAASSAAIDLGDKKRAYRRNSVQEYIVWQVFEQKIDWFSLNDGDYISLLPDPDGLICSQVFPGLWLDASGMLQGDLQRVLLSLQSGINSPEHQAFVQQLMARQQQHGNG, via the coding sequence ATGTCTTCACAGCCCTTACCATTAAGCTCTGAGTTCCCACCCCCTCGACATTTGCCACCGTTAGAAAATGGCGATCGCTTAACTTCCCGGGAATTTGAGCGTCGTTACAATGCCATGCCAGAACTAAAAAAAGCCGAACTGATAGAAGGAATAGTTTACATGGCATCGCCCCTACGTTTTCAACCTCATGCCCAACCCCACGGACGTTTAATCACCTGGCTGGGAGTTTATCAAGCTGCTACACCCCAGGTACAAATGGGCATTGAACCCACAGTCCGTTTGGATAGGGACAACCAACCGCAACCCGATGGCGTATTGCTAATTAATCCAGAAAGTGGGGGCAACTCTACCCTAAGTGAAGATGGATACTTAGAAGGAGCACCAGAATTATTGGTAGAAATAGCGGCTAGTAGTGCAGCGATCGATCTGGGAGATAAGAAGCGTGCTTATCGGCGCAATAGCGTACAGGAATACATTGTTTGGCAAGTCTTTGAACAAAAAATTGATTGGTTTAGTTTAAACGATGGTGATTATATTTCCTTGTTACCAGATCCTGATGGCCTGATTTGCTCTCAAGTATTTCCCGGATTGTGGCTGGATGCGTCAGGGATGCTCCAAGGGGATCTGCAACGGGTTTTGCTTTCCTTGCAATCAGGAATTAATTCCCCAGAGCATCAAGCCTTTGTCCAACAGTTAATGGCACGGCAGCAACAACACGGGAATGGTTAA
- a CDS encoding phage baseplate assembly protein V → MNNFFGKYRGTVTNTKDLNKRGRLEVSVPSVLGDQCLWAEPCVPYAGKDIGMFAIPPKGSEVWVEFEGGNRERPIWTGCLWCPNELPKKAAEATTAGEPEKLQMFKTQGVTISVSSLSKGKKYLLLEVAKPVVDKPLKVLFDENGIEINNNNKTTAKLTEKAIELKNGKDSIVTITEESIKLAEKQVEVELNKDKIRLKKSKSIAELTESAFNLEKDKSKVQLSDSGVKMSKTTSAVVEITSSAINLKKGSASVELSGNKVNLNKGSHQTM, encoded by the coding sequence ATGAATAATTTCTTTGGTAAATATCGCGGTACAGTAACGAATACGAAGGATCTAAACAAGCGCGGTCGCCTTGAGGTGAGCGTACCGTCAGTCTTGGGAGATCAGTGCTTGTGGGCTGAACCTTGTGTTCCTTATGCAGGCAAAGATATTGGCATGTTTGCTATCCCGCCGAAAGGCTCGGAGGTTTGGGTAGAATTTGAGGGTGGAAATAGAGAGCGCCCAATTTGGACGGGCTGTTTGTGGTGCCCGAATGAACTGCCAAAAAAGGCAGCTGAGGCGACTACGGCGGGAGAACCAGAGAAGTTGCAGATGTTTAAGACTCAAGGGGTTACGATATCCGTTAGCAGTCTGAGTAAAGGCAAAAAATATTTGTTACTAGAGGTGGCTAAACCAGTGGTGGATAAGCCCCTGAAGGTACTATTTGATGAAAATGGTATAGAAATTAACAATAATAATAAGACGACTGCTAAATTGACGGAAAAGGCGATCGAGTTGAAGAATGGAAAGGACTCTATAGTTACAATAACCGAGGAGAGTATTAAGCTGGCGGAAAAGCAGGTAGAAGTAGAACTGAATAAAGATAAGATTAGATTAAAAAAGAGTAAGTCAATTGCGGAGTTAACGGAAAGTGCGTTTAACTTAGAGAAGGATAAATCGAAAGTACAGCTATCAGACTCAGGGGTAAAAATGAGTAAGACCACATCGGCAGTGGTGGAAATAACATCTTCAGCAATTAACTTGAAGAAGGGTTCGGCTAGTGTCGAGTTGTCGGGTAATAAAGTGAATCTGAACAAGGGGAGTCATCAGACAATGTGA
- a CDS encoding phage late control D family protein, with product MPKPASRLLLESLTTVEVTNSDTGRSGFQMSFTVSPSGKSDLDYPLLKQVKQFNRVVLVVTFNGKPQVLSDGIITNQQLQPSTQPGVPSTITVTGEDVSVMMDMEEKIEKHPSQNQTAITMKIIGKYAKYGLIPKVKPPSGDKPPLPTEYIPIQYGTDLQYILEMAERNGYVFFISPGPMPLTNTAYWGPPPKLGVPQSAISVNMGWHSNVDSINFQYDGLAASQASGELLDCKKNKPKEVKSAKSKSPSLASSSALKQPVVRKRLLPPQGLNQSQAKAGVQSITDTSLGKVLTVEGVLDAQKYGSLLRARGLVGLRGAGKSYDGLYYVKSVTHTLEVGKYKQSFVLTREGLGTTVPVVKV from the coding sequence GTGCCTAAACCAGCATCTCGCTTGCTCCTTGAATCCCTGACTACTGTTGAAGTAACTAATAGCGATACTGGGCGATCAGGGTTTCAGATGAGCTTTACGGTCAGTCCTAGCGGGAAGTCAGATTTAGATTATCCCCTACTAAAGCAGGTAAAGCAGTTTAACAGAGTTGTCCTAGTGGTCACGTTCAATGGCAAACCTCAAGTTCTCAGCGATGGTATAATCACCAACCAGCAACTACAACCAAGTACTCAACCGGGTGTCCCGTCAACGATAACTGTGACTGGAGAAGATGTCAGTGTGATGATGGATATGGAAGAAAAAATCGAAAAGCATCCATCCCAGAATCAAACGGCGATCACCATGAAAATTATTGGCAAGTACGCCAAATACGGTCTTATTCCCAAAGTAAAGCCCCCTTCAGGGGATAAACCCCCCTTGCCTACGGAATATATTCCGATCCAGTACGGTACAGATCTCCAATACATTTTGGAGATGGCGGAGCGTAATGGCTATGTATTTTTTATTTCTCCCGGACCAATGCCACTGACTAATACCGCCTATTGGGGACCGCCTCCGAAGTTGGGTGTCCCCCAGTCAGCAATATCTGTGAATATGGGGTGGCATAGCAATGTGGACTCGATTAATTTTCAGTATGACGGACTGGCGGCTAGCCAGGCATCTGGAGAATTGCTGGACTGTAAAAAAAATAAGCCCAAGGAGGTAAAATCTGCCAAGAGCAAGAGTCCGTCCCTGGCTAGCTCTTCAGCCTTGAAGCAGCCCGTAGTGCGGAAGCGCTTGCTCCCGCCTCAGGGATTAAATCAGTCCCAGGCTAAGGCTGGGGTTCAGTCGATCACTGATACGTCTCTTGGCAAGGTACTTACCGTTGAGGGTGTACTGGATGCCCAGAAGTATGGTAGCCTACTGAGGGCAAGGGGTTTAGTGGGTTTGCGAGGGGCTGGCAAAAGTTACGACGGACTTTATTATGTCAAAAGTGTGACTCATACTTTAGAAGTGGGAAAGTATAAACAAAGTTTTGTTTTGACCCGTGAAGGTTTGGGGACAACTGTTCCGGTAGTAAAAGTATGA